One Marinibacterium anthonyi genomic region harbors:
- a CDS encoding TRAP-type C4-dicarboxylate transport system, small permease component, whose product MQTLDALRRSYGAFLSLCGLISGALVFLIMLLVVSNVVMRYGFNRPVTGTLELTESALPLIIFLSLALTQMKGGHIKVVLLTQHLSPPLARAAKVLAMLAGFVLFAWAAYAGWLMALKSYNIGELERGAIRFPIWPVKFAVFFGLALLSIQYLLDAIYVALGGTLDEIEEVLE is encoded by the coding sequence ATGCAAACACTGGATGCCCTGCGCCGCAGCTACGGCGCATTCCTGTCCCTGTGCGGGCTGATCTCCGGCGCGCTGGTCTTCCTGATCATGCTGCTGGTCGTGTCCAACGTGGTCATGCGCTACGGGTTCAACCGCCCGGTCACCGGCACGCTTGAACTGACCGAAAGCGCGCTGCCGCTGATCATCTTCCTGTCGCTCGCGCTGACCCAGATGAAGGGCGGGCACATCAAGGTCGTGCTGCTGACACAGCACCTGTCGCCGCCGCTGGCCCGCGCCGCCAAGGTGCTGGCGATGCTGGCGGGCTTCGTGCTGTTCGCCTGGGCCGCCTATGCCGGCTGGCTGATGGCGCTGAAAAGCTACAACATCGGAGAGCTTGAACGCGGCGCGATCCGCTTCCCGATCTGGCCGGTCAAGTTCGCCGTCTTCTTCGGCCTGGCCCTGCTGTCGATCCAGTACCTGCTGGATGCGATCTACGTGGCGCTTGGCGGCACGCTCGACGAAATCGAAGAGGTACTGGAATGA
- a CDS encoding Flavin reductase like domain protein, producing the protein MHYGKDRPGILQFDPFKAIVAPRPIGWIGTLNADGVPNLAPYSFFMPLGANPHMIAFTSEGMKHSPANAKAQGEFTFSLATDALKEAMNVSSGAHPDGANEFALAGLTPGRSVAVRAPFVAESPAALECKTISVAPLVDMDGNTVNRYLVIGQVVQTHIRDEYIVNGRFDTAGASPISRLGYRDYATTDALWELTRPDD; encoded by the coding sequence ATGCATTACGGCAAGGACCGCCCCGGCATTCTTCAATTCGACCCGTTCAAGGCGATCGTCGCGCCGCGCCCGATCGGCTGGATCGGCACGCTGAACGCCGACGGGGTGCCCAACCTCGCGCCCTATTCCTTCTTCATGCCGCTGGGGGCGAACCCGCACATGATCGCCTTTACCAGCGAGGGGATGAAACATTCCCCGGCCAACGCCAAGGCGCAGGGAGAGTTCACCTTTTCGCTGGCCACCGATGCGCTGAAGGAGGCGATGAACGTGTCGTCCGGCGCGCATCCCGACGGGGCCAACGAATTCGCCCTGGCCGGCCTGACGCCGGGCCGGTCGGTCGCGGTCAGGGCGCCGTTCGTCGCCGAAAGCCCGGCGGCGCTGGAATGCAAGACGATCTCGGTCGCGCCGCTGGTCGACATGGACGGCAACACGGTCAACCGCTACCTGGTGATCGGCCAGGTGGTGCAGACCCATATCCGCGACGAATACATCGTGAACGGCCGCTTCGACACGGCCGGCGCTTCGCCGATTTCGCGGCTGGGCTACCGCGACTATGCCACCACCGATGCGCTGTGGGAGCTGACGCGCCCCGACGACTGA
- the crtN_1 gene encoding Dehydrosqualene desaturase codes for MNIAPMHIAIVGAGIAGLGAALRLRDLGHQVTIFDRNTDAGGRCRSVHWQGGWRITGAFAFISSETNLIDQARALGIYDTLPRVELTETHEQTLLYKREKLIRQRSFSVTDILRNDAIPLKEKAALGLAFPRLFAQFKRNDPRDLTTAVALDDDLACDWFRKHSPAFVDYYLEPTMQMFCGYGPEDFSLGWLAWLMSGLEWSNGWWSFADRGVGMLTHRMELALSNDPGARLALATDVRQVTETPDGISIASECGGVLSQHRFDKVVMAVPGTMVPILMPGLDSPRRAFFDQVSYVGHHIMNMVVKPGDFPIPSKTLLPTADGFSIISNLVFNPRADGLWDVYAEMKGRFCADHAGASSDKILDLAWDEAIASNPKLATLDIIDRRLQRNDIAIARRPAGYIRALKTFTDLPPNPRIAFAGDYLLNSTVGQSHWTGLRAADQLHAG; via the coding sequence ATGAATATCGCCCCCATGCATATCGCCATCGTCGGCGCCGGCATCGCCGGCCTGGGCGCCGCCCTGCGCCTGCGCGACCTCGGCCACCAGGTCACGATCTTTGATCGCAACACCGACGCCGGCGGACGCTGCCGGTCGGTCCATTGGCAGGGCGGCTGGCGCATCACCGGCGCCTTCGCCTTCATCAGTTCCGAAACCAACCTGATCGACCAGGCCCGCGCCCTTGGCATCTACGACACGCTGCCCCGGGTAGAACTGACCGAAACCCACGAACAGACCCTGCTCTACAAGCGCGAAAAGCTGATCCGCCAGCGCAGCTTCTCGGTCACCGACATCCTGAGGAACGACGCCATTCCGCTCAAGGAAAAGGCCGCGCTCGGCCTCGCCTTTCCCAGGCTCTTCGCCCAGTTCAAACGCAACGACCCGCGCGACCTCACCACGGCGGTGGCGCTGGACGACGACCTCGCCTGCGACTGGTTCCGCAAGCATTCCCCCGCCTTCGTCGATTACTACCTCGAACCCACGATGCAGATGTTCTGCGGCTACGGACCCGAGGATTTCTCGCTGGGCTGGCTGGCCTGGCTGATGAGCGGGCTGGAATGGTCCAACGGCTGGTGGTCGTTCGCGGACCGCGGCGTCGGCATGCTGACCCACAGGATGGAACTCGCGCTGTCCAACGACCCCGGCGCACGGCTGGCGCTGGCCACCGACGTGCGCCAGGTCACCGAAACGCCCGACGGCATCTCCATCGCTTCCGAATGCGGCGGCGTGCTGTCGCAACACCGCTTCGACAAGGTGGTCATGGCGGTGCCCGGCACAATGGTCCCGATCCTGATGCCCGGCCTGGACTCCCCCCGCCGCGCCTTCTTCGATCAGGTGTCCTATGTCGGCCACCACATCATGAACATGGTGGTCAAACCCGGCGATTTCCCGATCCCGTCGAAAACGCTCCTGCCCACGGCGGACGGGTTCTCCATCATCTCGAACCTCGTCTTCAACCCGCGCGCCGACGGGCTCTGGGATGTCTACGCCGAGATGAAGGGCCGCTTCTGCGCCGACCACGCCGGGGCCTCGTCGGACAAGATCCTCGACCTGGCGTGGGACGAGGCCATCGCCTCGAACCCGAAACTCGCCACGCTCGACATCATCGACCGCCGGTTGCAGCGCAACGACATCGCCATCGCGCGCCGCCCGGCGGGCTACATCCGCGCGCTGAAAACCTTCACCGATCTCCCCCCGAACCCGCGCATCGCCTTCGCCGGGGACTACCTGCTCAACAGCACCGTGGGCCAATCCCACTGGACCGGCCTCAGGGCCGCCGACCAGCTGCACGCCGGCTAA
- the tfdR gene encoding HTH-type transcriptional regulator TdfR, translating to MAFDPMDLRLLRIFQTVVEAGGFSAAQAPLNLSLATISNHVSTLEGRLGVVLCRRGRSGFALSERGQAVYEEFIRLSASIGQFDARLRSLKGEMTGTLSIGLADNTITDPGARLDRVFARFTDAAPLVTLSLATRPPHENLRDLVSGQLDIAVASFPRVISGLSYLPLYGERHLFHCGSGHPLFDVAEDAIDLEVVRGQRIVGRSYWGARDMRGFALPEPSALVGDMESEAQLILSGRYVGYLPGHYGGRYVQEGRMRVIRPDLFAYDAPFQAAFDPEVRQKAAAGLFLDLLEEAFAGLSSVGVRK from the coding sequence ATGGCGTTCGATCCGATGGATCTGCGGTTGCTGAGGATCTTTCAGACCGTGGTCGAGGCCGGGGGGTTTTCCGCGGCGCAGGCGCCGCTGAACCTGTCGCTGGCGACGATTTCCAACCATGTGTCCACGCTGGAAGGGCGGCTGGGCGTGGTGCTGTGCCGGCGCGGGCGGTCGGGATTCGCGCTGAGCGAGCGGGGGCAGGCGGTGTATGAGGAATTCATCCGCCTGTCGGCCAGCATCGGGCAGTTCGACGCGCGGCTGCGCAGCCTGAAGGGGGAGATGACGGGCACGCTGTCGATCGGGCTGGCGGACAACACGATCACCGATCCGGGCGCGCGGCTGGACCGGGTGTTCGCGCGGTTCACCGATGCGGCGCCCTTGGTGACGCTGTCGCTGGCCACGCGGCCGCCGCACGAGAACCTGCGGGACCTGGTTTCGGGGCAGCTGGATATCGCGGTGGCGAGCTTTCCAAGGGTGATTTCGGGGCTGAGTTACCTGCCGCTGTATGGCGAACGGCACCTGTTCCATTGCGGGTCGGGGCATCCGTTGTTCGACGTGGCGGAGGATGCGATCGACCTGGAGGTCGTGCGCGGGCAACGGATCGTGGGGCGGTCCTATTGGGGGGCGCGGGATATGCGGGGCTTTGCGCTGCCCGAGCCGAGCGCGCTGGTGGGGGACATGGAGAGCGAGGCGCAATTGATCCTGTCGGGGCGCTACGTGGGGTATCTGCCGGGGCATTATGGCGGGCGGTACGTGCAGGAGGGGCGGATGCGGGTGATCCGGCCGGATCTGTTTGCCTATGACGCGCCGTTCCAGGCGGCGTTCGATCCCGAGGTGCGGCAGAAGGCGGCGGCGGGACTGTTCCTGGACCTGCTGGAGGAGGCGTTCGCGGGTCTGTCATCCGTCGGGGTGCGGAAGTAG
- a CDS encoding TRAP transporter solute receptor, DctP family gives MFLKTIFRSSAVALAATLGLVCTAQADTYKWITFKPQGAGDAQAITTQWLVDEFAKRTGGKDKIEVFWGGSVAKTREIPDALAAGVGDFGDIITPYFPDLMPLNNAVGFFIPQPMNTLEVGEFMEKMHATYPQFDEELASQNLHAFGFRPLENYGLLCTKPVRSAADLKGLRIRSYGFAYPKLIEALGASPVSIATSEAYEALQRSIIDCTPIGPALARGWKYDEVAKYYIEIPLGASFGHLLAMNLDSYNGMDDETKAIVDQLGKDYLVEYARVLDEDDARVRELWKGELGVEVVPFPTQDLLAALKDPGVMDVRQEWIDKANALGVPTDEIVRSFDFDSQS, from the coding sequence ATGTTTTTGAAAACCATATTCCGGTCGTCGGCGGTTGCGTTGGCGGCAACGCTTGGCCTTGTCTGCACGGCGCAGGCCGACACCTACAAGTGGATCACCTTCAAGCCGCAGGGTGCCGGCGACGCGCAGGCGATCACCACCCAGTGGCTGGTCGACGAATTCGCCAAGCGCACCGGCGGCAAAGACAAGATCGAGGTCTTCTGGGGCGGTTCCGTCGCCAAGACCCGCGAGATCCCCGATGCGCTGGCCGCGGGCGTGGGCGATTTCGGCGATATCATCACGCCCTATTTCCCCGACCTCATGCCGCTGAACAACGCCGTGGGCTTCTTTATCCCGCAGCCGATGAACACGCTTGAGGTCGGCGAGTTCATGGAAAAGATGCACGCCACCTATCCGCAGTTCGACGAGGAACTGGCCAGCCAGAACCTCCATGCCTTCGGCTTCCGACCGCTGGAAAACTACGGGCTGCTGTGCACCAAGCCGGTAAGATCGGCCGCCGACCTCAAGGGCCTGCGCATCCGGTCCTACGGGTTCGCATACCCCAAGCTGATCGAGGCGCTTGGCGCCTCGCCCGTGTCGATCGCCACGTCCGAGGCCTATGAGGCGCTGCAGCGGTCGATCATCGACTGCACGCCGATCGGCCCGGCGCTGGCGCGCGGCTGGAAATACGACGAGGTCGCCAAGTACTACATCGAGATCCCGCTGGGCGCCTCCTTCGGGCACCTTCTGGCGATGAACCTGGACAGCTACAACGGCATGGACGACGAGACCAAGGCGATTGTCGACCAGTTGGGCAAGGACTATCTGGTCGAATACGCCCGCGTGCTGGACGAAGACGACGCCCGCGTGCGCGAGCTGTGGAAGGGCGAGCTGGGCGTCGAAGTCGTCCCCTTCCCGACCCAGGACCTGCTGGCCGCATTGAAGGATCCGGGCGTCATGGACGTGCGCCAGGAATGGATCGACAAGGCCAACGCCCTGGGCGTTCCGACCGACGAGATCGTCAGGTCCTTCGACTTCGACAGCCAGTCCTGA
- the yibF_1 gene encoding putative GST-like protein YibF, whose product MSLMQPLVLSGAGSDGRAILRTTLTSPYGRKVRMAALVLGLSDRIEVVPADTRNASDDLRMQNPLGKMPCLMTDGETLYDSRVILEFLDTLAGGGRIVPQSGRARFTCLTRSCLADGVTDAALLMMYEGRFRAAEKISDEWLDHQRGKVERSLTALAALPPDPTVTDAASISLACALGYLDWRKPVSWRDRWPGLVDWLDRFAAAEPAHAATEIPT is encoded by the coding sequence ATGAGCCTGATGCAGCCCCTCGTCCTGTCCGGCGCGGGCAGCGACGGCCGCGCGATCCTGCGCACGACCCTCACCTCGCCCTATGGCCGCAAGGTGCGCATGGCGGCACTGGTGCTGGGCCTGTCCGACCGGATCGAAGTGGTGCCCGCCGATACCCGCAATGCGTCGGACGACCTGCGGATGCAGAACCCGTTGGGCAAGATGCCCTGCCTGATGACGGACGGGGAAACCTTGTACGACAGTCGCGTGATCCTGGAATTCCTGGACACGCTGGCCGGCGGCGGGCGGATCGTTCCGCAATCCGGGCGGGCGCGGTTCACCTGCCTCACCCGGTCCTGCCTGGCCGACGGGGTCACCGACGCGGCCCTGTTGATGATGTACGAAGGCCGCTTCCGCGCGGCCGAGAAGATCTCGGACGAATGGCTGGACCACCAGCGCGGCAAGGTGGAACGCAGCCTGACCGCGCTGGCCGCCCTGCCGCCCGATCCCACCGTCACCGACGCCGCGTCGATCTCGCTGGCCTGTGCGCTGGGGTACCTCGACTGGCGCAAACCGGTCAGCTGGCGCGACCGATGGCCGGGGCTGGTCGACTGGCTCGACCGCTTCGCCGCCGCCGAACCGGCCCATGCCGCAACGGAGATCCCCACATGA
- the gltC_2 gene encoding HTH-type transcriptional regulator GltC has translation MAETANTAGTIGDWQPELRTLRYFLCVAEEKNMTRASGRLRIAQPALSRQIARLETDLGLQVFNRTARGMELTEAGEILQRRAYAIMAQIAQAHHDVTAHADRPQGVVVVGMPPTPGEFITPPLLSRIKAEYPEIELRFIEGFSNALEHRLSQGEIGLAVMHDAPVRNDIVTTDLLVEHLYLIGPCGSFDKDSYTLAEAAAMPLIMPSRPNFLRILVDTHADRIGAQLNIVQRVDGVWHLKSLVRHGHGFSILTYGGVLSEVQNRTLEARPIVEPQMPWTLCTATKADQRSKKAIQVVEALVRDIVNDLVRSGIWR, from the coding sequence ATGGCGGAAACTGCAAACACGGCGGGCACCATCGGCGACTGGCAGCCGGAACTGCGGACGCTGCGCTACTTTCTTTGCGTCGCCGAGGAAAAGAACATGACCCGCGCCTCCGGGCGGTTGCGCATCGCGCAGCCCGCGCTCAGCCGCCAGATCGCGCGGCTGGAAACCGACCTGGGCCTGCAGGTCTTCAACCGCACCGCACGCGGGATGGAACTGACGGAGGCGGGCGAGATCCTGCAGCGGCGCGCCTATGCGATCATGGCCCAGATCGCCCAGGCCCATCACGACGTGACCGCCCATGCCGACCGCCCCCAGGGCGTGGTGGTGGTGGGCATGCCGCCGACGCCGGGCGAATTCATCACCCCGCCGCTGCTGTCGCGGATCAAGGCCGAGTACCCCGAAATCGAGCTGCGGTTCATCGAGGGCTTTTCCAACGCGCTGGAACACCGGCTGTCGCAGGGCGAGATCGGGCTGGCGGTGATGCATGACGCGCCGGTGCGCAACGACATCGTCACCACCGACCTGCTGGTCGAACACCTGTACCTGATCGGGCCCTGCGGATCCTTCGACAAGGACAGCTATACCCTGGCCGAGGCGGCGGCGATGCCGTTGATCATGCCCAGCCGGCCGAATTTCCTGCGCATCCTGGTCGACACCCATGCCGACCGGATCGGCGCACAGCTGAACATCGTGCAGCGGGTCGACGGGGTCTGGCACCTGAAATCGCTGGTCCGCCACGGCCACGGCTTCTCGATCCTGACCTATGGCGGGGTGTTGTCCGAAGTGCAGAACCGCACGCTGGAAGCCCGCCCCATCGTGGAACCGCAAATGCCCTGGACGCTGTGCACCGCCACCAAGGCCGACCAGCGCAGCAAGAAGGCGATCCAGGTGGTCGAGGCGCTGGTGCGCGACATCGTCAACGACCTGGTGCGTTCGGGGATATGGCGCTGA
- a CDS encoding Carboxymuconolactone decarboxylase family protein: MTNWPEQRLSAPDPATYTDRQRAIHEAIASGPRGGVRGPLAVWLHRPELAARAQDLGRYCRYESALEPRLSELAILTMARHWGAEYEWFAHKPPALQAGLSPDLVEALRTGAEPPYGDDEERVTHLVAVSVLTSRDVPDALYAEAVQVLGTQRLVDLVGVIGYYTLISATLNVFRISPPADAPRALS, from the coding sequence ATGACCAATTGGCCCGAACAACGCCTGTCCGCCCCCGACCCCGCCACCTACACCGACCGCCAGCGCGCGATCCACGAGGCCATCGCCTCCGGCCCCCGGGGCGGCGTTCGCGGTCCGCTGGCCGTCTGGCTGCACCGCCCGGAACTGGCCGCCCGCGCGCAGGACCTGGGGCGCTACTGCCGCTACGAGTCCGCGCTGGAACCGCGCCTGAGCGAGCTGGCGATCCTGACCATGGCGCGTCACTGGGGCGCAGAATACGAATGGTTCGCCCACAAGCCCCCCGCGCTGCAGGCCGGGCTGTCGCCCGACCTGGTCGAGGCCCTGCGCACCGGGGCCGAACCGCCCTATGGCGATGACGAGGAACGCGTGACCCACCTTGTCGCGGTGTCGGTCCTGACCAGTCGCGATGTGCCGGATGCGCTTTATGCCGAGGCCGTGCAGGTACTTGGCACCCAGCGGCTTGTCGATCTGGTGGGGGTGATCGGCTATTACACCCTGATCTCCGCCACGCTGAACGTCTTCCGCATCTCCCCCCCTGCCGATGCCCCGAGGGCGCTTTCATGA
- the arcA_1 gene encoding Arginine deiminase has product MTWSIASETGVLRDVLLCRPDHYEWIPTNDIARRALDAGQQANPQTLMAQYGEMESALDTAGVTRHYLDPLDGLPYQIYTRDSSQMTPWGVMLTQMERPQRRGELGPILSFYQSIDCPIWKVASNGNVEGGDIHVIGRNRMVVGYSGGRTEKSGAEQLVNWFRAEGWDAIAVPFAEHFLHLDVIFCMLNQDMAIACADVLDDDFLAWLDACRIKVIPVSYKEAMHHMACNVLALGNDRIISPNHCARANAAMRAEGFDVLDPHLDQFATGGGSIHCMTMPLRRDPL; this is encoded by the coding sequence ATGACCTGGTCCATCGCTTCGGAAACGGGCGTCCTTCGCGACGTGCTGCTCTGCCGCCCCGATCACTACGAATGGATCCCCACCAACGACATCGCGCGCCGCGCGCTGGATGCCGGGCAACAGGCCAATCCCCAGACCCTGATGGCTCAGTATGGCGAGATGGAAAGCGCGCTCGACACCGCCGGCGTCACACGCCACTACCTCGACCCGCTCGACGGCCTGCCCTACCAGATCTACACACGCGACAGCTCGCAAATGACGCCCTGGGGCGTGATGCTGACCCAGATGGAACGCCCCCAGCGGCGCGGCGAACTGGGCCCGATCCTGTCCTTCTACCAATCCATCGACTGCCCGATCTGGAAGGTCGCCAGCAACGGCAACGTCGAAGGCGGCGACATCCACGTGATCGGCCGGAACCGCATGGTCGTGGGCTATTCCGGCGGGCGGACCGAAAAATCGGGCGCCGAACAGCTGGTGAACTGGTTCCGCGCCGAAGGATGGGACGCCATCGCCGTCCCCTTCGCCGAACATTTCCTGCATCTCGACGTGATCTTCTGCATGCTGAACCAGGACATGGCCATCGCCTGCGCCGACGTGCTGGACGACGACTTCCTCGCGTGGCTGGACGCCTGCAGGATCAAGGTCATCCCGGTCAGCTACAAGGAAGCCATGCACCACATGGCCTGCAACGTGCTGGCGCTTGGCAACGACCGCATCATCAGCCCCAACCACTGCGCCCGCGCGAACGCGGCGATGCGCGCCGAAGGCTTCGACGTGCTGGACCCGCACCTGGACCAGTTCGCAACCGGGGGCGGCTCCATCCACTGCATGACTATGCCGCTGCGCCGCGACCCGCTCTGA
- the siaT_7 gene encoding Neu5Ac permease yields the protein MSSLLIGGIGVAALFGGILLGINVMVVLGLVGAFGLAGLVGLKAATAILGTVFFDTTHSFHFSVIPLFLLMGFFAMRAGLGEDLFEATTKWLGNLRGGLAISTTLGAAAFGAASGSSVGTATVFTKLALPQMLDRGYDKSLASAAIAIAGTLAVMIPPSSLVVVYGILTDSSIGALLIAGFIPGVVFAIVLCLAIWLTVLRNPALAPQESHSFTLREKLASLKLAGPLVLIILLIVVGLYVGIFTPTEAGGIGAFATFILAVVRHRGIKGVELRKTLLETIQTSAMIFAILICALVFSKFLALSGVANSVGGYLTGLDVNRWIIVILVSLIYLALGMMMDAPALLAITLPITHPVMMNLGFDPIWFGIFVVLLVEIGAVTPPVGINCFVVQSASNGRVSLEQVFKGLVPFVLAGFAMLILLCVFPQIAMFLPETMK from the coding sequence ATGAGCTCCCTTCTCATCGGCGGCATCGGCGTTGCCGCCCTGTTCGGCGGCATCCTGCTGGGCATCAACGTCATGGTCGTGCTGGGGCTTGTCGGCGCCTTCGGGCTGGCGGGCCTTGTCGGGCTGAAGGCCGCGACCGCGATCCTGGGCACGGTGTTCTTCGACACCACCCATTCCTTCCATTTCTCGGTCATTCCGCTGTTCCTGCTGATGGGCTTTTTCGCCATGCGCGCCGGCCTGGGCGAGGACCTGTTCGAGGCGACCACCAAGTGGCTTGGCAACCTGCGCGGCGGGCTTGCCATCTCGACCACGCTGGGCGCCGCCGCCTTCGGCGCGGCCTCGGGGTCTTCGGTCGGCACCGCCACCGTCTTCACCAAGCTCGCGCTGCCCCAGATGCTGGACCGCGGCTATGACAAGAGCCTCGCCTCGGCCGCGATCGCCATCGCCGGGACATTGGCGGTGATGATCCCGCCATCGTCACTGGTGGTGGTCTACGGGATCCTGACCGACAGTTCGATCGGCGCGCTGCTGATCGCGGGCTTCATTCCGGGCGTCGTCTTTGCCATCGTGCTGTGCCTGGCGATCTGGCTGACCGTGCTGCGCAACCCCGCGCTTGCCCCGCAGGAAAGCCATTCCTTCACCTTGCGCGAAAAGCTGGCCTCGCTGAAGCTGGCCGGGCCGCTGGTGCTGATCATCCTGCTGATCGTCGTGGGCCTTTACGTCGGCATCTTCACGCCCACCGAAGCCGGCGGCATCGGCGCCTTTGCCACCTTCATCCTGGCCGTCGTCCGCCATCGCGGGATCAAGGGCGTGGAGCTGCGCAAGACGCTGCTGGAGACGATCCAGACCTCGGCCATGATCTTTGCCATCCTGATCTGCGCGCTGGTCTTTTCCAAGTTCCTGGCGCTGTCGGGCGTGGCCAATTCGGTCGGCGGCTACCTGACCGGGCTGGACGTGAACCGCTGGATCATCGTCATCCTGGTGTCCCTGATCTACCTGGCGCTGGGGATGATGATGGATGCGCCCGCGCTGCTGGCCATCACGCTGCCGATCACCCATCCGGTGATGATGAACCTCGGGTTCGACCCGATCTGGTTCGGCATCTTCGTGGTCCTGCTGGTCGAGATCGGGGCCGTCACGCCCCCTGTCGGCATCAACTGCTTCGTGGTGCAATCGGCCTCGAACGGGCGGGTGTCTCTGGAACAGGTGTTCAAGGGGCTGGTGCCCTTCGTGCTGGCGGGCTTCGCCATGCTGATCCTGCTGTGTGTCTTCCCACAGATCGCGATGTTCCTGCCGGAGACGATGAAATGA